From a single Desulfovibrio sp. X2 genomic region:
- a CDS encoding PaaI family thioesterase: MDPRHLQEFIERGFPFHSLLGIKVDNIEEGSVRLYIPYQEQLLGHASRSMIHGGVISTLVDICGGFAVWTRCTPEDNLVTITLSVDFLRPATGDLYAEASVRLLGNRVGNSHVVVWSADDPNLHVAEGRGVYNIKRGRGRS, from the coding sequence ATGGACCCACGGCACCTCCAGGAGTTCATCGAGCGGGGCTTTCCCTTCCACTCCCTGCTCGGCATCAAGGTCGACAACATCGAGGAAGGGTCGGTCAGGCTGTACATCCCGTACCAGGAACAGCTGCTCGGCCACGCGAGCAGGTCCATGATCCACGGCGGGGTGATCTCCACGCTGGTGGACATCTGCGGCGGGTTCGCCGTCTGGACCCGGTGCACGCCCGAGGACAACCTCGTGACCATCACCCTGAGCGTGGACTTCCTGCGGCCCGCCACGGGCGACCTCTACGCCGAGGCCTCGGTGCGCCTGCTCGGCAACAGGGTCGGCAACTCCCACGTCGTTGTCTGGTCCGCCGACGACCCGAACCTCCACGTGGCCGAAGGCCGCGGCGTCTACAACATCAAGAGAGGCCGAGGCCGCTCCTAG